One stretch of Sander vitreus isolate 19-12246 chromosome 16, sanVit1, whole genome shotgun sequence DNA includes these proteins:
- the LOC144531874 gene encoding claudin-23-like, whose amino-acid sequence MPRLESQEWIRTSMRTPGILIFGMVLAPCGLILNLIATAAPSWRTLNNLPNTPSSTFIQQGIWDICSASTIVTGVTCGLQDTLYFSNQIIQIAQGLMVASLIVTLIGLCVSIPGVRCWTDRPNWVLAGLGGLVFFLSGVMTIIPIAWYTNILKSVTTVTPTIDVRVGYCIILGYIGGIFEILAGIVMSVGFCRCCGGKNRGERRIEEVTGPRFSHQRQPQRRVDMPSLNRARSSASSSVPYSKDSMDEDVSFPRAKTNPTRSVNPSYSGRPYDADL is encoded by the coding sequence atgCCGAGGCTAGAATCTCAGGAGTGGATCCGGACATCAATGCGCACTCCGGGCATCCTGATCTTCGGGATGGTTTTGGCTCCATGCGGCTTGATCCTGAACCTGATCGCCACCGCGGCCCCGAGCTGGAGGACCCTCAACAACCTCCCCAACACCCCCTCCTCTACCTTCATCCAGCAAGGCATCTGGGACATTTGCTCGGCCTCTACAATCGTCACAGGAGTTACGTGTGGTCTGCAGGACACTTTATATTTCAGCAACCAGATCATCCAGATCGCTCAGGGTTTGATGGTGGCCTCCCTCATCGTGACTCTAATCGGACTGTGCGTGTCCATCCCGGGGGTCCGCTGTTGGACCGATAGGCCTAACTGGGTACTGGCCGGGCTGGGCGGACTGGTGTTCTTTCTCTCAGGCGTCATGACCATCATACCAATCGCCTGGTACACCAACATCCTCAAAAGCGTCACAACGGTCACCCCTACCATAGATGTGCGTGTCGGCTACTGCATCATCCTGGGCTACATCGGAGGGATATTTGAAATCCTTGCCGGCATCGTCATGTCCGTCGGGTTCTGCCGTTGCTGCGGAGGAAAGAACCGAGGAGAGAGGCGGATTGAGGAGGTCACGGGGCCCCGGTTCAGCCATCAAAGGCAGCCGCAGAGACGAGTTGATATGCCCAGCCTGAACCGGGCCAGGAGCAGCGCCAGCAGCAGCGTCCCATACTCAAAGGACTCCATGGATGAGGATGTGTCCTTCCCCCGGGCCAAGACCAACCCAACCCGGTCAGTCAACCCCTCATACAGCGGCAGACCCTATGATGCCGACCTATAA